A portion of the Enterobacter sp. SA187 genome contains these proteins:
- the hpt gene encoding hypoxanthine phosphoribosyltransferase: MKHTVEVMIPEAEIKARITELGRQITEHYKDSGSEMVLVGLLRGSFMFMADLCREVQVPHEVDFMTASSYGSGMSTTRDVKILKDLDEDIRGKDVLIVEDIIDSGNTLSKVREILSLREPKSLAICTLLDKPSRREVTVPVEFVGFSIPDEFVVGYGIDYAQRYRHLPYIGKVVMQDE; the protein is encoded by the coding sequence ATGAAACATACTGTTGAAGTGATGATCCCGGAAGCCGAGATCAAAGCGCGCATTACCGAACTGGGTCGTCAAATCACTGAGCACTATAAGGACAGCGGCAGCGAGATGGTGCTGGTGGGCCTGTTACGCGGCTCGTTTATGTTTATGGCGGATCTGTGTCGTGAAGTGCAGGTGCCTCATGAAGTCGATTTTATGACCGCCTCCAGCTACGGCAGCGGCATGTCCACCACGCGCGACGTAAAAATTCTCAAAGACCTGGATGAAGATATCCGCGGTAAAGACGTGCTGATCGTCGAAGACATTATCGACTCCGGCAACACGCTGTCGAAAGTGCGCGAGATCCTGAGCCTGCGCGAGCCAAAATCCCTGGCGATTTGTACCCTGCTGGATAAACCGTCCCGCCGTGAAGTGACGGTGCCGGTGGAATTTGTCGGTTTCTCGATCCCGGATGAGTTCGTGGTGGGTTACGGCATTGATTACGCCCAGCGCTATCGTCATCTGCCGTACATCGGCAAAGTGGTGATGCAGGACGAGTAA
- the can gene encoding carbonate dehydratase yields MKDIDTLISNNALWSKMLVEEDPGFFETLAQAQKPRFLWIGCSDSRVPAERLTGLEPGELFVHRNVANLVIHTDLNCLSVVQYAVDVLEVEHIIICGHYGCGGVQAAVENPELGLINNWLLHIRDIWFKHSALLNEMPEERRLDTLCELNVMEQVYNLGHSTIMQSAWKRGQNVTIHGWAYGIHDGLLRDLEVTATNRDTLESRYRQGLSNISQKHINHK; encoded by the coding sequence ATGAAAGACATAGATACACTCATTAGTAACAATGCACTATGGTCAAAAATGCTGGTCGAAGAGGATCCGGGATTTTTTGAGACATTAGCACAGGCACAGAAACCGCGCTTTTTATGGATTGGCTGTTCAGACAGCCGCGTTCCGGCTGAGCGCCTGACCGGTCTTGAACCCGGTGAGTTATTTGTTCACCGAAACGTTGCCAACCTGGTGATCCACACCGATCTGAACTGCCTGTCGGTCGTCCAGTACGCGGTGGATGTGCTGGAAGTTGAGCACATCATCATCTGCGGTCACTACGGCTGCGGCGGTGTGCAGGCGGCGGTGGAAAACCCGGAACTGGGCCTGATCAACAACTGGCTGCTGCACATCCGTGACATCTGGTTTAAACATAGCGCACTGCTTAACGAAATGCCGGAAGAGCGTCGTCTGGATACCCTGTGTGAGCTGAACGTGATGGAGCAGGTGTATAACCTGGGCCACTCAACCATCATGCAGTCAGCGTGGAAGCGCGGCCAGAACGTGACCATTCACGGCTGGGCGTACGGTATTCACGACGGTCTGCTGCGCGATCTGGAAGTAACCGCCACCAACCGCGACACGCTGGAATCGCGTTACCGCCAGGGGCTGTCCAACATTAGCCAGAAGCACATTAATCACAAATAA
- a CDS encoding ABC transporter ATP-binding protein, which yields MTIALELEQLKKTYPGGVQALRGIDLQVEAGDFYALLGPNGAGKSTTIGIISSLVNKSSGRVSVFGYDLEKDVVNAKRQLGLVPQEFNFNPFETVQQIVVNQAGYYGVERAEAVARSEKYLKQLDLWEKRGERARMLSGGMKRRLMIARALMHEPKLLILDEPTAGVDIELRRSMWGFLKDLNDKGTTIILTTHYLEEAEMLCRNIGIIQHGQLVENTSMKSLLAKLKSETFILDLATKSPLPKLEGYQYRLVDTSTLEVEVLREQGINSVFSQLSAQGIQVLSMRNKANRLEELFVTLVNEKTGDQA from the coding sequence ATGACCATTGCACTGGAGCTTGAGCAGCTTAAAAAAACCTACCCGGGCGGCGTTCAGGCGCTGCGGGGTATTGATTTACAAGTAGAAGCAGGGGATTTCTATGCGCTACTCGGGCCAAACGGCGCCGGTAAGTCAACCACCATCGGCATTATCAGTTCGCTGGTAAATAAATCTTCCGGACGGGTCAGCGTCTTTGGTTACGACCTTGAAAAAGATGTCGTCAACGCCAAACGCCAGCTCGGTCTGGTGCCGCAGGAGTTCAACTTTAACCCGTTTGAAACCGTGCAGCAGATTGTGGTGAACCAGGCCGGTTACTATGGCGTTGAGCGTGCCGAAGCGGTAGCGCGCAGCGAAAAATACTTAAAGCAGCTGGATTTGTGGGAAAAACGCGGCGAACGTGCGCGTATGCTCTCCGGCGGCATGAAGCGTCGTCTGATGATTGCCCGCGCCCTGATGCATGAACCTAAACTGCTAATCCTTGACGAGCCGACCGCGGGCGTTGACATCGAACTGCGTCGCTCCATGTGGGGCTTTCTGAAGGATCTGAATGACAAAGGCACCACCATCATTCTGACCACCCACTATCTGGAAGAAGCGGAGATGCTGTGCCGTAATATCGGCATTATTCAGCACGGGCAACTGGTGGAAAACACCTCCATGAAATCCCTGCTGGCGAAGCTCAAATCCGAAACCTTTATTCTCGATCTGGCGACGAAAAGCCCGTTGCCGAAGCTGGAAGGCTATCAGTATCGTCTGGTGGACACCTCGACGCTGGAGGTCGAAGTGCTGCGCGAGCAGGGCATCAATAGCGTGTTCAGCCAGCTGAGCGCGCAGGGTATTCAGGTATTAAGTATGCGTAACAAAGCGAACCGTCTTGAAGAGCTGTTTGTCACGCTGGTAAACGAAAAAACAGGAGACCAGGCATGA
- a CDS encoding ABC transporter permease has translation MMQLYWVALKSIWHKEIQRFMRIWIQTLVPPVITMTLYFIIFGNLIGSRIGEMHGFTYMQFIVPGLIMMAVITNAYANVASSFFSAKFQRNIEELLVAPVPTHVIIVGYVGGGVARGLCVGVLVTAISLFFVPFQVHSWLFVGLTLLLTAVLFSLAGLLNAVFAKTFDDISLIPTFVLTPLTYLGGVFYSLTLLPPFWQALSHLNPIVYMISGFRFGFLGISDVPLITTIAVLVVFIVAFYALCWYLIQRGRGLRS, from the coding sequence ATGATGCAGCTTTATTGGGTCGCGCTGAAAAGCATCTGGCATAAAGAAATTCAGCGTTTTATGCGTATCTGGATCCAGACGCTGGTGCCGCCGGTCATCACCATGACGCTCTATTTCATCATCTTCGGTAACCTGATCGGCTCGCGCATTGGCGAAATGCACGGCTTTACCTACATGCAGTTTATCGTGCCGGGTCTAATCATGATGGCGGTGATCACCAATGCTTACGCCAACGTCGCCTCGTCGTTCTTCAGCGCCAAGTTCCAGCGCAATATTGAAGAACTGCTGGTCGCGCCGGTGCCGACGCATGTGATTATTGTCGGCTATGTGGGCGGCGGCGTGGCGCGTGGGCTGTGCGTCGGCGTGCTGGTGACGGCGATTTCGCTGTTCTTCGTGCCCTTCCAGGTGCACTCCTGGCTGTTCGTCGGCCTGACGCTGCTGCTGACGGCGGTGCTGTTCTCGCTCGCCGGACTGCTTAACGCCGTATTCGCCAAGACCTTTGATGACATCAGCCTGATCCCGACCTTTGTGCTGACGCCGCTGACCTACCTTGGCGGGGTGTTCTACTCCCTGACGCTGCTGCCGCCGTTCTGGCAGGCGCTGTCGCACTTAAACCCGATCGTCTACATGATCAGCGGTTTCCGCTTCGGTTTCCTCGGCATCAGTGATGTGCCGCTCATCACTACCATTGCCGTGCTGGTGGTGTTTATCGTGGCGTTTTATGCCTTGTGCTGGTATCTGATACAGCGCGGGCGCGGTCTGCGCAGCTAA
- a CDS encoding polysaccharide deacetylase family protein, whose product MLIRFAFTLLILLSGSASASLLGQPTATERYMQTTEDAAVWAQVGNEVITVGHLNAGQIIAVAPTAADYYEFRFGFGTGFIDKQHLEAVQGKQRVEDSLGDLNKPLSNQNLITWKPTPVYNGPNTGSAPFGMLVENLRYPVIGKLKDGLNQTWYQIRIGNRLAYVSALDAQQDEGLPILTYHHILRDEENTRFRHTSTTTSVRAFSNQMTWLRDQGYTTLTMSQLEGYVHNRMNLPARAVVITFDDGLKSVSRYAYPILKQYGFKATSFTITSRIKRKPEKWDPKSLQFMSISEMQQIRDVFDFQSHTHFLHRVDNSRHPILLSRSYHVVLFDFERSRRALAQFNPHALYLSYPFGGYDSKAVKAAQDAGFHLAVTTVKGKVKPGDNPFLLKRLYILRTDPLETMARLIVNRPQG is encoded by the coding sequence ATGCTGATCCGTTTCGCTTTTACTCTGCTGATTCTGCTCTCCGGCAGCGCTTCCGCCAGCCTGTTGGGCCAGCCGACCGCCACCGAACGTTATATGCAAACCACCGAAGATGCCGCCGTCTGGGCGCAGGTGGGCAATGAAGTCATTACCGTCGGGCATCTGAATGCCGGACAGATCATCGCCGTAGCGCCCACAGCCGCCGACTATTACGAATTCCGCTTCGGGTTTGGCACTGGCTTTATTGATAAACAGCATCTGGAAGCGGTGCAGGGAAAACAGCGGGTCGAGGACAGCCTTGGCGATCTGAACAAGCCGCTCAGCAATCAGAACCTGATCACCTGGAAACCGACGCCGGTCTATAACGGCCCCAACACCGGCAGCGCGCCCTTTGGCATGCTGGTGGAAAACCTGCGCTATCCGGTAATCGGCAAGCTGAAAGACGGTCTGAACCAGACCTGGTATCAGATCCGCATTGGCAACCGGCTGGCGTACGTCAGCGCGCTGGACGCCCAGCAGGATGAAGGGCTGCCGATCCTGACCTATCACCACATTCTGCGTGACGAGGAAAATACCCGTTTCCGGCATACCTCCACCACTACGTCCGTTCGCGCCTTCAGTAACCAGATGACGTGGTTGCGCGATCAGGGATACACCACGCTGACCATGTCTCAGCTGGAAGGCTACGTGCACAACCGGATGAACCTGCCGGCGCGGGCGGTGGTGATCACCTTTGACGACGGCCTCAAGTCGGTGAGCCGCTATGCGTACCCGATCCTTAAGCAGTACGGTTTTAAAGCCACCTCCTTTACCATCACCTCGCGCATCAAGCGTAAGCCAGAAAAGTGGGATCCGAAATCGCTACAGTTTATGAGCATTTCAGAAATGCAGCAGATCCGCGATGTGTTTGATTTCCAGTCGCACACGCATTTTCTGCACCGGGTGGATAATAGCCGCCATCCCATTTTACTGAGCCGCAGCTACCACGTGGTATTGTTCGATTTTGAGCGCTCCCGCCGCGCGCTGGCGCAGTTTAATCCCCATGCCCTGTATCTGTCCTACCCGTTTGGCGGCTATGACAGCAAGGCGGTGAAAGCGGCCCAGGACGCGGGCTTTCATCTGGCGGTGACGACGGTGAAGGGAAAGGTAAAACCGGGGGATAATCCGTTCTTATTAAAACGACTCTATATTCTAAGAACGGATCCTCTGGAGACCATGGCGCGGTTAATTGTTAACCGGCCACAGGGTTAA
- the panD gene encoding aspartate 1-decarboxylase, with product MIRTMLQGKLHRVKVTQADLHYEGSCAIDQDFLEAAGILEYEAIDIYNVTNGKRFSTYAIAGERGSRIISVNGAAAHCADVGDILIIASYVTMPDEQARSWQPKVAYFDGDNEMKRTAKAVPVQVA from the coding sequence ATGATCCGCACTATGCTGCAAGGCAAGCTCCACCGCGTCAAAGTGACGCAGGCTGACCTGCATTACGAAGGCTCCTGCGCCATCGACCAGGATTTCCTTGAGGCGGCTGGTATTCTGGAATACGAAGCCATTGATATTTACAACGTGACTAACGGTAAGCGCTTTTCCACCTATGCGATTGCCGGTGAGCGCGGTTCACGCATCATTTCCGTGAATGGCGCTGCGGCGCACTGCGCGGATGTGGGCGACATTCTGATCATCGCCAGCTACGTCACCATGCCTGATGAGCAGGCGCGCAGCTGGCAGCCGAAAGTGGCCTATTTTGACGGCGACAACGAGATGAAACGCACCGCGAAAGCCGTGCCGGTGCAGGTTGCCTGA